The following is a genomic window from Amycolatopsis sp. BJA-103.
CTTGCCCGCCGCGTCCGCCACGCGGACGAGTTTGCCGCCCGAGGGCTGCCAGTCCCCGTCCAAGCGGAAAGGCCCGTTGCCGACGGGGTGCCGGGCGAATCCCGCCCAATCACGCGAAGCCAGCACCGATCCGGGGAGCGGGACCAGTGCGGGCGACGAGAGCAGCGCCGGGACCTGCCCGGACGGGCGGTCGAGGACGAGCTTGATCGTCAGCGGGTCGGGCGCGGTGATCTCCTTGGCCCGCAAGAGATCCTTCACCACGCGCGACGCCTGCCAGTTCTCCTGGCCGATCGCCCTCCAAGTGTCCACATAGGACTTCGATGTCACCGGGGTGTCATCGTGGAACTTCCCGCCGTCCTTGAGCTTGACCGTCCACGTCGTCCGGTCGGCGCTGGTGATCGACTCGGCCGCCCGCGGGGTCGTTTTCCCTGTCGCGGGGTCGTAGTCGCCCAGCGGCGTCCACAGTGCACCGGCGAGCATCCGCCCGGACTGGTCGCGGACGTCGGCGGGCAGGAGGGTCGCCGGGGCGGCCAGGCCGACGCGAAGAACGTCCGGTGCGGGCGGTTCGCCGGATTCCGAGCAGCCCGCCGCGAGCAGGGCGGCGGCGAGGAGCGGTGCCAGAAGACGCAAGCGCATGGTCATGTCATAGCAGTCTTTGCCCCGACCAATGGCGGTTGTGCGGGCAAAGTGGTGATCATAAGGTGTGGGGATCAGCCTGGGAGGTTTCTGTGCGAGGAAACTGGTTGCTCCGTTCATGCCTGGCGATCACCACGGTCACGGTGACCCTGATCGCCACGGGCCTGCCCGCCGCCGCTTGCGGCGAGGAGGACAAACCGGCGAGTGAGAAGGTCCGGGTCGCGGGGGCACCCGGCGCGGTGAAGAACGTCAAGGCCGTCGGCAACGTGCCCGACGCGCAAGGCGCCATCGCCATGGGCTTCCTGCAGTACGGAAACCGCGACGTCATGGCCGTTTCCGGCGAATTCGGCTTGAAGGTCTACGACCTCACGAAGAACCCCACGGCGCCGAAGCTGATCGGCGAGGTCAGCCTTCCCGGTCTGTGGGAAACCGAGGACACCGAGGTCGACGTCAAACGCAAGCTGGTGTTCCTCGCGCGGGACCCGCGGGCCTACGGCGGCACCACCCAGACCGGCGAGTCCGGCATCTACATCATCGACCTCAAGAACCCGGACAAACCGGCCCTCCTGAGCTACACCAAGGTGCCCGCCGGGCACACCACCAGCTGTGTCGACGACTGCCGGTACCTCTGGACCGGCGGCCCGGCGAAGGCCGCGAACCAGCCGGCGGACTGGGGCGGCCGCCCGATCTGGGTGACCGACATCCGCGATCCGCGCAACCCCAAGACGTTCCCGAACCCGATCGAACTCGCGCGCAACGACGGCAAGACCGACTACGTGCACGACGTCCAGGTCGACGCCGAGGGCGTGGCGTGGGTGTCCGGCCGGGGCGGCGTCCGCGGCTACTGGACCAGCGGCCACCACCGCGATCCCGTGCTGGGCAAGGTCCGCCGTGCGACGGCGTTCGAACCGGTGCCCTACGCGGGCGGCGGGGTCGAGGAGACGGCGGCGCCGTCGAAGTTCATGCACAACAGCTTCCACCCGGCGGGACACCGGTCGGCCGAAGGCGCCGACTCGAACCGCTGGCGCGGCCGCGATCTCATCTACGCCACCGAGGAGAGCTTCCTCGACGGCTGCGCGGGTGACGGCGTGCTGACGATCTCGTCGCTGCAGAACTCGTACAACGGCGAAGGCTGGCGCTCGACGCCGGAGAAGCCGTTCCGCCTCAAGTCCGTCGGCACCTGGAGCGTGGCCGGGCAGGAAGGCAGCGACCCGGCGTCGGGCGACTGCTCCGCGCACTACTTCGACGTCCGCGGCAAGGTCCTCGTGCAGTCGTTCTACTCGCAGGGCACACGCTTCCTCGACGTCAGCGACCCGACCGACCCGAAGCAGATCGCCTACTTCCGGCCGGCGGACGCCGCCGCGTGGGCGCCGTACTGGCACAAGGGTTACGTCTACGTCGCCGACAACACTCGCGGAATCGACATCCTGAAGCTCACCGCCTGAGCGAAGATGTCCCCATGCGCACTGTGGGGAAGACATGGGTGATCACGGCCGCGGTCGTCCTGACCGCGGCCTGCACCTCGCCGCCGCCGCCCAAGGAACCGGTCGTGTCCACCGATCCGGCGCCGGTCGCCGAGGAGTTCCCCGAGGTCGGCGAGATCGTCGAGGCGTCCTGGGTCGAGGAGAGGATGGGCGTCTCCGAAGGCCGCATCGAGGCGCCCGGTCCGACAGATCTCCGGTTGTCCGCGGTGGTGAAGCTGCGTCCCGAAGCCGTGTCGAGGGTGATGGCCGGCAAGAACTGCCACGCCGGTGCTCCGGTCGCACCGGAACCGCTGAAGGCGCTCCTGCCCACCGGTGTCGCGTGGCTCTCCTGCGAGCTCCCCATGACCACCAAGTCACGGACCGCGTTCGTGGTCGCCGGTTCCGAGCAGGCCTTTCTGACCTATACGACGATGTAGCGAAATCGTGCGGAACCGGTGATCATCGGTCACGGTGGCCGCATACGCCGTTCCTAGCTTGGCGTCATGACCACCTTGCTCGAACGGGCCCAGGTTCCCGCTCTTGAGAAGACCCCGCGGCGGAGTCTCACGGCACTGTTCGGGATCGCCGTCGGTATCGCCGCGTACACCGGGTTCCGGCTGCCGGGGGACTGGGCGGTGACCCTGCAGGCGGTCTCCCTCACCGACGGTTTCCACCGGCGTTTCTTCGTCGGTACGCTCCTGAAGCCGTTCGGGCACGACTACCTGGTCTTCGCGATCGCGAGCTTCGCCGTCCTCGGCGCGGTGCTGGCGGCCCTGACGATCGCGTTCTTCGGCAGCCGTACCGAAAGCAGACGGCTGCTGGTCGTCGCCTGGCTCCTGCTGCCGACCGGCGGTTACTTGTTCCACGAGGTCGGCTACTTCGACCAGGTGCTGTACCTCCTGCTTTTCGGGGCTCTGTGGGTGTTGCACCGGAACCGGCCGGTGCTCGCGAGCGCGCTGATGGCGCTTTCGGTGACAGTGCACGAAATCGCTTTGCTCACCGTGCTGCCGGTGTTCGGTTTCGTCCTGCTGCGGCGGTTCCCGTTCCGGCGCGCTTGCGCGCTGCTCGCCCCGGCCGCGGGCCTCGGCCTGCTGATCCTCGTGCTGCCGCCCGCCGCGCCCGGTACCGTCGACCGGCTCCGGCAGGAACTGTCCACAACGGACTTCGCCTACCGCGCCGACGCGCTGGACCTGTTCGGGCGCACGCAGGCCGAGAGCTGGCGGATGTACTCGATCACCGACGTGCTGCTGTACCTGCTGCCGATCGCGATCGTGGTGGTCGGCGGCTTCCTGTACCTGCACCGCCCGACGCTCGCGGCCATGCTGCCCGTCGCCGCGATCGTGGCACCGACGCTGCTCGCGTTCGGCGGCTGGGACGACGCGCGCTGGGGCTTCCTGCTGGTGACCAATTTCGCGGTCGTGCTGTGGCTCTGGCTCGGTCGCCGCGAAGTGACGGCACGCCAGGTCACCGTGCTGACCGCGTTGTTCCTGATCCTCACGCACGTCCCGACGCCGTACTTCGACGGCTACGCGCCACGCGGGCTCACGCTGGTGACACCCGTGGAAGACTTACGGTGAAGACGGCGCCGCGGTCGTTGTGCGCGGTGATCTCCCCGCCGTGGATCAGGGCGTTCTCCCGCGCGATCGACAGCCCCAGCCCGCTGCCTTCGGTCGCTTGACGCGCGTGATCGCCCCGCACGAACCGGTCGAACAGGATCGGGAGCAGTTCCCCGGGGATACCCGGCCCGGAATCGGCGACCCGGATCGTCACCGCGCCGGCGGTGCCCGCCAAGGTCACGGTGATCGGGGTCCGGCCGTGCCGGACGGCGTTGACCAGGAGGTTGCCCACGATGGTGTGCACGCGGCGCGGGTCGGCGACGACGGTCGTGTCCCCGATGCTCGTCACCTCGACGGTCGTTCCCGGCACGCTGACCTCGATCGCGTCCTCGACCAGCGCGGGCAACTCGACCGGTTCGGGCCGGAAGTCCGCGGACCCCGCGTCGAACCGGGAGATCTCCATCAGATCCTCGAGGAGCCGCGCCAGCCGCCGGGTCTGCGTTCCGAGCAGTTCGGTCGCGCGGGTCCGGGTTTCGGGGGTGGCGCTGTCGAGCGTCTCGACCGTGGCGACCATCGAGGCGAGCGGGGTCCGGAGGTCGTGGGCGACGTCGGCGACGAACCGCTGCTGCTGGCGGTCTTTGGCGCGCAGGTCTTCGATCGCCGTGCCGACGCGATCGGCCATCGTGTTGAACGACGCGGCGAGGTCGGCGAGCTCGTCGCGGCCCTTCACCGGGACGCGCACGTCGAAGGCACCGTCACCCAGTTCGCGGGCGGCGGAGGCGACGCGCAGTACCGGCCGCCGGATCCGGCCCGCGGCGAAGACGGCGGCCACCACACCGAGGACGGTGACGCCGAGCGCGATGTACACCAGCTTCCACCGCTGGACCGCCAAGTCCTGCTCGAACAGCGTGAGGTCGAAGTACTGCACCACCCAATACGCGACGAAGTTCGCGCTCACCACGAGGAGGCTGCGGCCGGTCAGCGGATCGATCGCGATCGTCGACAGCAGTTTCCCCGGACCTGTGGTCCGCAGGAGGACCACGTCCTTCACGCTTTCCAACGCGGCCCTTCGGTCGGGAGGATTCGCGTTCCTGGTGCCGGTCGTCCAATCGAAGCTCTGTGAGGAGGACTTGACGACCTCGGGAGGTCCTTCGGGCGCCTTGAAATCGTCGTTGGTCAGCTGGGGATGGCTGGTGACGAGCATCCAGTCCACCGCCGCCGTGTCCATGCCCTGGGAGAAGTGCTCCAAGGCGGCGATATCGCCGGCCATGAACTGTTGGAGATGGGGCCATGCCTGCCCGAACATCGCTCCGAACGACGTTTTCGCCGCGGCGGTGAACCTGTCGCGCGCGTCGTCCTCCTGGATTTTGGCCGCGGTGAAGGCCATGACGGCCGTCGCCGTCGTGGTCACCACCACGACCGCCGCGGTCACCCTGGCACGCAGCCCGACCTTCATGCGCTCACCAGCCGGTAACCGAGTCCGCGCACCGTCTTCAGCACGACGGGATTCGCCGGATCGTCCTCGATCTTGGCCCGCAGCCGCGCGACGGCCGCGTCGACGATCCGGGAGTCGCCGACGTAGCCGTAGTCCCAGACCCGTTTCAGCAGCGTCTGCCTGCTCAGCACCTGGTTCGGATGCTCCGCGAACTCGACGAGCAGCCGGATCTCGGTCGCGGTGAGCGCCAGTTCGACGCCGTCACGGGTCACGCTCATCGCGGCGGCGTCGATCTCCAGCCGCCCCACCCGCAACAGGCCGGCCGACGGCCCGGGGGCGGTGACGGCGCGACGCCCGATCGCCTTGATCCGCGCGTCGATCACCCGCGGTTCGGCGGGTTTGACCACGTAGTCGTCGGCGCCGCATTCCAGCCCGGCGACGATGTCGATCGGGTCGCCGCGGGCGGTCAGCAGGACCAGCGGCAACCGGCTGCGCGCGCGGATCCGGCGGCAGACCTCGAAGCCGTCCATGCCGGGCAGCATGACGTCGAGCAGCACGAAGTCGAGTTCGAGCCGGTCGGTGAACAGCACTTCCAGTGCCCGCTCCCCGGTCGGGGCGACGACGACGTCGTGCCCGAGGGCCTTCAGCGCGAGTGTGAGCGCTTCGGCCAGGGCTTCGTCGTCTTCGACGAGCAGGATGCGCGGCATGGGTCCCCCAAGATCGAAAGGCTCACCGATCGTAAGGGCGCCTCGTCGCACTTGCCCGGAGTCGCGGCGGAACCGTCGCAAAGCCGTGCGGTCTCGTCACAAACGGCGGCTGAAGGGGACTTTCCCCGCATGCGATGCGGGGAAAGCGCCCTTCGCCGCGTGAGATGAGGGGAAAGTCCCCTTCAGCCTCAGGCGAGCAACTCCTGCAGTTCCTCGATGGCGGTGGCGAGCTCCGACGCGAACAGTTCCATCTCGTGTGCCACGTGCTTCGGCGTGCACAGGTAGATGTTGAGGCTGTCCGGCAGCAGCACGTACGCGATGCCGATGCACTGCGGGCTGGTCGATCCGAAACCGAAGTACCGGATGTTCACCGACGGCGCCGAGCTGGTGCTCAGGTAGTCGTCGCGCATCTTCAGCCAGCCCGGTGACGAGTACAGCGCCGGTGATCCCTCGACGCCCCGTCGCTTCTGGATCAGCTGCAGCTCCCACAAATGCTGCTCCGGAGCGTCGCCTGCCTGACACTCCTTCGCCCGCGTGACGTGTTTCGCCGCCGCCGCGCGGAAGGCCGACTGACGGGTCTGCCGATCCGCGTTCGAGTCGTCCATCACGTGGGCGAACCACAGCACCTCGGGCGTCACCACGCGCATCGCCTCGGTGCGCCCGTTCTGGTACTGCCGCGTCGCGATCGACTCGTACGTCGCGCCGGTGATCCCCTTCGCGCGCTTGTGCGCGAGTTGGTACGCCATCTGCGCGAAGCCGTCGGGGGACATCCCCAGCTCCTTCGCCCGCTTCGCGCCGAAGTTGGTGAAGGACACCGTCTTCGTAGCGGTCGCGTCGGCGTACGCGGCGAAGGACGCGGCGGCGGCACGCGCGTCTTCGCGCAACGCGTCGCCCAGGACGAACTCGATGACCTCGGACGCCGGGACGCCGTCGGCGGGCGGCCGCTCCAGCCGCGTTCCGCTCAGCAGCGCGTCGGTGAACCCGAGGATCGTGGTCCCGTCCAGCTCACAGTGCTCGACGTTGATCCCCGCCGTGCCGTCCTCGAACACGATCAGCGAGACGGCCTTGTCGAACCAGCGGTTGCCGCTGTCACCGTGCAGCAGCTTGTCGCACGCCTCCTGCGTGCCCGACGGCGTGAAGTCCTCCAGGCACAGGCAGAACAACGCGGTCTCGATGTCGTCGAGCGCGGCCGCGTTGCCGGCGGCGAGCAGCGATTCCCGCGTCGCCGCCCACTCCGCCCTCGCCTTGGTGGTGAAATGCCCGGCGGCGGTTTCCGGGTCCTCGACGAAGTTCCCCGACTTCACGACCGCCTGCAACCCCGCGACCAGCTGTTCGGGGGAGTACGGGCGGCCGTCGGGCGCGATGACGTCCATCCGGAACGGGGTGTCGCGGTGGAAGACCACGATGTGCCGCGCCCGCGACGGCCCCGGCCGGTCTTCGCGGTACGGCGTCCGCGCGGTGTCCTGCACGGCGCCGGGGATCCGCGTCGCCGAAAACAGGTACTTGTGCTGCACCATCGACTGCGGCTGCCCGCGCAGCACGATCGGCGGCACCAGTTCCTCGTCGAGCTTCAGCTTGTAGTCCACCGCCGACGCGGCCAGTTCGGCCGCCCGCTCCAGCTGTCCCAGCGGGGATTCGGTGAACAGGAAGAAGAAGTTCGCGTTGAGCGCGATCCGGTCGCGACGGCCGAGGTACCGGTACGGCCAGAAGGTGTCGAGCCAGCTTCGGACGCCTTCGCGGCTGTCGAACGCTTCGAGCGCGCTCTGCAGTTCGTGCGCAGGGCTTCCTTCCGCGAGGAACTCGGCGACGGCGCCTTCGGTCTCCGCGAGCTCACCGGGGGTGAGCAGCGGCGAGCACCACTCGAGGAACCGGCGGCAGGTGTCCTCCAGGCTGGGGACGGGGACCCGCGGCAGGACCTCCTCGTTGCCGAACGTGCGGGTGGACAGTTCCGGACTGCTCACGGTCATCCTTGATCTCGAAGGGGAAGGGTGTTCAGCGCGGAGGCGAGCCCGCCCGCCGCGCCGTTCGGGCGGGAGACGAACAGCCGCGCGTACAGCCGGCCGTCGGCCTCCAGCCCACGCGGGTCGACGCCCGCGACGGACAGGTTGTCCAGGATCTGGGTCCGTTCCTCTTCCGAAGCGAACTTCCGCTGCCGGAAGACACCGTCGACCCCGGCCGTGTCGTACTCCAGATCGGTGAGGCTCGCGGCGACCGGTTCGTAGGAGAACATCCGGAGCACGAAATGCGCCATCCATGGCCGGCTTTCCCGCGCGATCCGGACGAGGGTCTTTTCCGTGACGTAGCCGATGCAGCCGGTCGAGACGACGATGTCGACGTCGGCCAGCAGCGCGCGCTGCTCCTCCGTCGGGTCTTCGCTCTCCAGATCGGCGTGGATCGCTTCGTCGATGAAGCCCGCAGCGAGCGCGTACTCCAGGGCAGGTGCGGAGGAATCGAGCCCGATGAAGCGGACTCCGTCGCCGACGGCGAGCCTCTCGACCATCCGCCGATCGTGCGCGATCAGGTCTTCCCTGCTCAACGACTCGCCATCGGTGTAATGGTCGTACAGCCGCTCCATCGAGGTGTCACATCGGTACAGCGCCGCGTTGACGCCGTACGAGCAGCCGAGGTCGAGCACCGTCGGGACCTTGACGTCCCGCTCGGCGCGGTACTCGTCGATCAGTTTCGCGAAATAAGCCTTGGCCTGCTGGGGGATGTCGTAGTCCAGCCTGCGCAAGGTGCCGAAGAAGGCGCGCGGATCGGGCTCGGTGTAGATGTGGTCGAAGGAGATCTTGCCGGTCGAATCCAAAGGCACGGGCCGGGCTCCTGACTTAGTCGAGCAGCTGATCGCCCCGGACGGCCGCTGAAGCGACGTGTTCGGGCAGGACCCGGCCGAACAGCTGTCTAGTCCGCTCCGGACTGCCGATGACCCCAGGACGCTCGCTGTAGGCGAAGATCGCGGAATGGCGTGCTGTTGCGCCTTGAACACTACTCACGCGGTGCAGGGCGAAGCGTCCGCGAAACAGCTGAAGATCACCGGGACGCAGAGTGAGCCGTCGGATCAGGTGATCTCCTTCGCCCGACAGGACGGCACGGACATCGTCGAAGTTCTCCGCCGTTTCGGAGCGGATGTTCGGACAATATTCGAAGACACCGCCGTCGGCGGCCTCCTGCGTGAGCATGCTGACGGTGTAGGAGTTGGTGTCGAAATGCCACGGATGCGAGCGGCCCGGTTCGATCACGTTGAGCACCAGCCCGGACAGCGGGTCGGCGAGTTCGTGGAGGGCGGGGAGTTCGAAGCAGTCGGCGACGAAGCGCTGGAACTCGTGGCTCGCGTACAGCTGCTGGATGACCGCGGTCGCCGGGATCTGGTCGCGTGCCACGAAGGCGTTGCCGCGTTCCATGATCGTGCGGCCGGGATGGCCTTCCGGTAGCGGAGTGTCGATGGCGATGTTGTAGGCGTTGACGCGTTCGACCTTCGCGTACGCCTCCGGAGCGATCTGCGCGCCTTCGTGGCGAAGGACGTCACGCAACTCCGGGCGGATGAAGTCGGCGAGCACACTGCATCCCGTTTCCCGCAGTTCGGCGCGGGTCCGGGAGACGATTTCGCGCCAAGCCGGGCTTCCTGGTTCGGACAACGGATAGCGGGCGGTGTCGGCCACCTGGACTGCGCTCGCGGTCATCGTCGTCCTCTCGGCTGCCCGGAAGTGATTCTCGGGTTTAGCACAGAAAACGCCGAGGGTCCCCGCTCCTTGTGATCGGTGACACACGCAAAGTGAAGGCCCCCTTCGCCACGCTGTGCGCGGAGAAGGGGGCCTTCGCGGGTTATTCGTCAGGAAGTGACAAGCGGCAGCAGCGGCCGCCGGACCGCGGTCGCGACGCCGTCCGACGCCTCGGCCGCGGCGATCCGTTCCGCCGTCGGCGTGCCGTATTCGGTGGTCCGCTGCCGCAGCGGACGCCCCAGCGGTTCGACCATCGAGCGCATGTCGCTGATCGTCTTGTACGACCCGTTGGCCGCACCCGCCATCCGGCTGATCGTCTCCTCCATCAGCGTCCCGCCGATGTCGTTGACCCCGCCCTGGAGCACCGCGCGGCTGCCCTCTTCGCCGAGTTTCACCCAGGAACTCTGGATGTTGTCGATCATCCCGTGCAGCAGCAGCCGGGACAGCGCGTGCACCGCGCGGTTCTCGCGCAGCGTCGTGCCCGCCCTGGCGAGCCCGGCGAGGTAGATCGGCGAGCTCTGGTGGATGAACGGCAGCAGCACGAACTCGCTGAACCCGCGCCGCCCGTTGCGTTCCAGGCCTTCCCGCTGCAGTTTCGCCAGCAGCTTCAGGTGCCCGACCCAGTGCGCGGGAGTGTCGACGTGGCCGTACATCATCGTCGACGTCGTCGTGATGCCGAGCTTGTGCGCGGTGGTGACGACGTTGATCCATTCCGACGTCGGCAGCTTGCCCTTCGTCAGCACCCAGCGGACGTCGTCGTCGAGGATCTCCGCCGCCGTGCCCGGCAGCGAGTCGACGCCGGACGCCTTCGCCTGGGCGAGCCAGTCCTCGATCGAGAGGTTCGTCCGCGAAGCGCCGTTGACGACCTCCATCGGGCTGTAGGAGTGCAGGTGGATGCCGGGCTGACGCCGTTTCACCTCGGCCGCGAGATCGAAGTACGCGGTACCCGGCAGATCCGGGTGAATGCCGCCCTGCATGCAGATCTCGGTCGCGCCCGCGGCCCACGCCTCGTCGACCCGGTCGCCGACCTGCTCCAGCGAAAGCGTGTACGCGTCGGCGTCGGTGCGCCGCTGGGCGAACGCGCAGAACCGGCAGCCGGTGTAGCAGACGTTGGTGAAGTTGATGTTCCGCGTGACCACGAAGGTGACGTCGTCGCCGTTCACCTCGCGGCGCAGGTCGTCGGCGATCTCGGTGAACGCGTCGAGCTCCGGGCCGTCGGCGTGCAGCAGCGCCAGAGCCTCGTCGTCCGAAAGCCCGGCGGGGTTCTTTTCCGCGCTGCGCAAGGCATCCCGGATGTCGGTGTCGAACCGCTGCGGCGCGGTCTTGATGTTGCCCTTGATCTCGTCCCAGTCGCCGTAGACCGAGTCGAAGTCACTGCGGCGGTCTTCCGTCCGCCCGACGGTGTCGACCTCGACGTGCAGATCGGTGCGCCCGGCCTCCTTCCAGCCGCCGTCCGGCTCCTGCCACGGGATGCCCACCGGGATGGCCTCTTCGATCGCGAGCCCGGTCTCGGTGTCGGTCAGCGGCGCGAGATGCGCGTTCATCCGCGGGTCCAGCCACGGCTCGCCGGTCTTGACGTATTCCGGGTAGATCGGGAGCCGCTCGCGCACGGTGAACCCGAGCGCTTCGGTGCGGCGCTTGAGCTCGTCGATCTGCGGCCACGCGCGTTCGGGGTTCACGTGGTCGGGGGTCAGCGGGGAGACGCCGCCCCAGTCGTCGATGCCGGCGTTCAGCATCAGTTCGTACTGCTGGCCGATCAGGTTCGGCGGCGCCTGGATGCGCATCCGCGGCCCGAGCACGAGCCGCGCGACGGCGATGGTCGCGGCGAGCTCCTCGAGGTCGGCGTCCGGGGTCGCGCGCATCTTCGTGTCCGGCTTCGCGCGGAAGTTCTGCACGATGACTTCCTGGATGCCGCCGTAGGTCTTGGCGACCTTGCGGATGGCGAACAACGTGTCGGCGCGCTCTTCGAAGTTCTCGCCGATGCCGATCAGGATGCCCGTCGTGAACGGCACCGAGCTGCGGCCGGCGTCTTCGAGAACGCGCAGGCGGACGTCGGGGTCCTTGTCGGGCGAGCCGTAGTGAGGGCCGCCCTTCTCGGTGTAGAGCCGCTTCGCGGTCGTCTCGAGCATCATGCCCATCGACGCCGAAACCGGCTTGAGCCGCTGGAAGTCCTGCCAGGTCAGCACGCCCGGGTTGAGATGCGGCAGTACGCCGGTCTCTTCAAGGACCCGGATCGCCATCGCCCGGACGTAGGACAGCGTGTCGTCGTAGCCGTGGGCGTCGAGCCAGTCCTTCGCCGCCGTCCAGCGGTCCTCCGGACGGTCGCCGAGGGTGAACAGCGCCTCCTTGACGCCCATCGCGGCACCCTTGCGCGCGATGTCGAGGACCTCGTCGGGGGAGAGGAACGGCGATTCGACCCGGCCCGGGACGGTCGCGAAAGTGCAGTAGCCACAGCGATCCCGGCACAACCGGGTCAGCGGGATGAACACCGAACGGCTGTAGGTGACCACGCCGGGACGGCCGGCCGCGACGAGCCCGGCGTCACGGACGCGGGAAGCGTGGTCGGACAGTGTCTTGAGATCGTCACCGCGCGCCTGGAGCAGGATCGAGGCCTCGGTGAGGTCGAGGGTCTTCCCATCGCGCGCCCTGGCGAGCGCACGGCGCATCGCCGAGGTGGTGGGGGCGGTCGCGTCAGCGGGGGATGCCATTCCCGCACGCTATGGCCGGACTCGCTCCAGCTGCCAGTGCGCATCCCGCCACCGTGTCACCCACGTGGGTATCGTCACTGTTTCCGCTGGTCAGAGCGCGATCTTGGTTGCCGATCAGTGGGCCGGAGTGTATTACCTAAAGTGTGGCTTCGGTGATCGGCAAGAAGGTCGGCGGGCGGACGTACTACTACCTCGTCACCTCCGCCAGGGTCGACGGCGAGCCCCGCGTGGTGTCCCAGCGCTACCTCGGCACGGCCGAAGAGATCGGGCGCGCGATGGACGGCGACGTCTCCGCGCCCGGCGAAGCGCGGCACCGGACCTTCGGCGACGTCGCGGCCGTGTGGGCCACTTTGCGGCGGCTCGGTTTCGTCCGCAGGGTCGACGAAGCCGTCGGAGCCCAGCGCGCCGAGACCACCTTGGGCTCGCATCTCGCGCTCGCCGTCCTGCACCGGGCGACGGCGCCGGACACGGACCTGGCTTCCTGGTGGGAAGACGGCGTCGCGCGCGAGTTCCTGAAGGCCGACCTGGCGAATCACTGGCGAGCGCTGCAACGCCTCACCCCGGAACGGATCACGCGGATCGAGACCGCCGTCGCTGAAGCGGTGCTCTCGGCGCTGGGGACGGGGAACGCCGCGCTCGCCGTCGACGTGCCGCAGTTCGCCACCTTCACCACGGCCGACCCCTGCCGTTGCGAACTCGCCGGCCTCGGCCTGGTGGTCACCAAGGACGGCGCGATCCCGCTGGCGTCGCACACGTACCCGAGGGAAGGGGCACCGCCGTTCGCCGCGCTCGCGGACGACCTCCGGGAGCGGTACCCGGCGGGCGACGTCACGCTGGTCTTCACCGCCGGTCAGGCCGCGCAACTGGACCTCGGACGGCATTTCGTCGGCGCGCTCCCGCTTGCGGACCACCCGGACCTGCTGGCGAAACCGGCGTCCGCGCGCAAACCCGTCGATCCGGTGCGCTTCGCCGGGCTGACCGCCTTCGACACCAGAGCCGTGGTCGGGGGCGTGCGGCGGCGCGTGATCCTGACGCATTCGGAGATCCTGCACAACGCGCAGGCCCGGGCGTTCGGCGACGAACTCGGCACCGCGACCCGCGAGCTCGCCGGCCTCGGCGCCGCACTCGCCGCGGGCACCTACCGGGGAGACCGCGGCCAGGTGAACGCCGAAATCGCGCGGATCACGCGCGGCCGCCGCGTCGAGCGGGTGCTCTCACCTTCCCTGGCGGGCACCAGGCCGGGGGAGATCCGGCTGACGTGGAAGGTGGACGACGCCGCCGTGTCCCGGCTGCGCGACGAGTTCTTCGGCAAGCAGGTGCTGGTCACCGACCACGACTGGCCGGTGTCCGAGGTCGTCACCGCCTACCGCGCCCGGACGCACCTCGACTCGACGTTCCGCTGGCTGACCGGCTCCGCCGTCGCCGGTCCGGCCCCGCGCTGGGACTGGACCCCGCACCGGATCGCCGTCCACACGCTGGTGACGGTGCTCGCGTCGACGGTCACGCACCTCATGCGGCGCGAGGCCGACCGGGCGGGGATGAACCTGTCGGTCCGCGAGTTGATGGACAGTCTGGCGGGGATCGGGGAGACGGTGCTGCGG
Proteins encoded in this region:
- a CDS encoding LVIVD repeat-containing protein gives rise to the protein MLRSCLAITTVTVTLIATGLPAAACGEEDKPASEKVRVAGAPGAVKNVKAVGNVPDAQGAIAMGFLQYGNRDVMAVSGEFGLKVYDLTKNPTAPKLIGEVSLPGLWETEDTEVDVKRKLVFLARDPRAYGGTTQTGESGIYIIDLKNPDKPALLSYTKVPAGHTTSCVDDCRYLWTGGPAKAANQPADWGGRPIWVTDIRDPRNPKTFPNPIELARNDGKTDYVHDVQVDAEGVAWVSGRGGVRGYWTSGHHRDPVLGKVRRATAFEPVPYAGGGVEETAAPSKFMHNSFHPAGHRSAEGADSNRWRGRDLIYATEESFLDGCAGDGVLTISSLQNSYNGEGWRSTPEKPFRLKSVGTWSVAGQEGSDPASGDCSAHYFDVRGKVLVQSFYSQGTRFLDVSDPTDPKQIAYFRPADAAAWAPYWHKGYVYVADNTRGIDILKLTA
- a CDS encoding choline/carnitine O-acyltransferase, which translates into the protein MTVSSPELSTRTFGNEEVLPRVPVPSLEDTCRRFLEWCSPLLTPGELAETEGAVAEFLAEGSPAHELQSALEAFDSREGVRSWLDTFWPYRYLGRRDRIALNANFFFLFTESPLGQLERAAELAASAVDYKLKLDEELVPPIVLRGQPQSMVQHKYLFSATRIPGAVQDTARTPYREDRPGPSRARHIVVFHRDTPFRMDVIAPDGRPYSPEQLVAGLQAVVKSGNFVEDPETAAGHFTTKARAEWAATRESLLAAGNAAALDDIETALFCLCLEDFTPSGTQEACDKLLHGDSGNRWFDKAVSLIVFEDGTAGINVEHCELDGTTILGFTDALLSGTRLERPPADGVPASEVIEFVLGDALREDARAAAASFAAYADATATKTVSFTNFGAKRAKELGMSPDGFAQMAYQLAHKRAKGITGATYESIATRQYQNGRTEAMRVVTPEVLWFAHVMDDSNADRQTRQSAFRAAAAKHVTRAKECQAGDAPEQHLWELQLIQKRRGVEGSPALYSSPGWLKMRDDYLSTSSAPSVNIRYFGFGSTSPQCIGIAYVLLPDSLNIYLCTPKHVAHEMELFASELATAIEELQELLA
- a CDS encoding response regulator transcription factor codes for the protein MPRILLVEDDEALAEALTLALKALGHDVVVAPTGERALEVLFTDRLELDFVLLDVMLPGMDGFEVCRRIRARSRLPLVLLTARGDPIDIVAGLECGADDYVVKPAEPRVIDARIKAIGRRAVTAPGPSAGLLRVGRLEIDAAAMSVTRDGVELALTATEIRLLVEFAEHPNQVLSRQTLLKRVWDYGYVGDSRIVDAAVARLRAKIEDDPANPVVLKTVRGLGYRLVSA
- a CDS encoding sensor histidine kinase, coding for MKVGLRARVTAAVVVVTTTATAVMAFTAAKIQEDDARDRFTAAAKTSFGAMFGQAWPHLQQFMAGDIAALEHFSQGMDTAAVDWMLVTSHPQLTNDDFKAPEGPPEVVKSSSQSFDWTTGTRNANPPDRRAALESVKDVVLLRTTGPGKLLSTIAIDPLTGRSLLVVSANFVAYWVVQYFDLTLFEQDLAVQRWKLVYIALGVTVLGVVAAVFAAGRIRRPVLRVASAARELGDGAFDVRVPVKGRDELADLAASFNTMADRVGTAIEDLRAKDRQQQRFVADVAHDLRTPLASMVATVETLDSATPETRTRATELLGTQTRRLARLLEDLMEISRFDAGSADFRPEPVELPALVEDAIEVSVPGTTVEVTSIGDTTVVADPRRVHTIVGNLLVNAVRHGRTPITVTLAGTAGAVTIRVADSGPGIPGELLPILFDRFVRGDHARQATEGSGLGLSIARENALIHGGEITAHNDRGAVFTVSLPRVSPA
- a CDS encoding class I SAM-dependent methyltransferase, which produces MPLDSTGKISFDHIYTEPDPRAFFGTLRRLDYDIPQQAKAYFAKLIDEYRAERDVKVPTVLDLGCSYGVNAALYRCDTSMERLYDHYTDGESLSREDLIAHDRRMVERLAVGDGVRFIGLDSSAPALEYALAAGFIDEAIHADLESEDPTEEQRALLADVDIVVSTGCIGYVTEKTLVRIARESRPWMAHFVLRMFSYEPVAASLTDLEYDTAGVDGVFRQRKFASEEERTQILDNLSVAGVDPRGLEADGRLYARLFVSRPNGAAGGLASALNTLPLRDQG